The Bacillus mesophilus genome segment TGTAGGGGTCCTCTAATGAATATCTATCAAGCGATTTGGGATGCAGATATGAACGGCAATGGTATAAGACCAATGTTCAATAAGGAATGCACAGAGTTGTCTCATGGATACGTGGTTGTAAATTCAAAGATTTCTCAGTTTGAACATCACATTTTTAATGAAGTGTATTTACCGGAACACAAGAGTGACAGTTATCAATTAGTTCAAGCACTTTTTGATAACTTCACATTAAATCAAACTAGTAAGGAAAAAATTCTTGAGAAAGAGTCATTGGAAGTTGAAGAATTTTTGCGATATGTTATTCAAACACCTCCAATTGAAATTGCTAAACAATATATAAAAAGGCAAATACATAAGAATTTTACTGAGGAAGAATGGTATACACATTTGTATGACCTGTGGTTTCGCCCATTTAATTTTGAAAGCGGCAAAGATCTAACAGGCTTTGAGCATGTATTCATAGGAGAACAGAAAGGAAAAAATCTAGCTGGTCATCACTTTTGGTATAAGCACTGGCTTGAAGAAAATGGGGAACTTAACCCACTTCATAAAGATCAAATTGATATAAACCATTCAAAAAATAATAAAAAAGTAGCATGTACGCCTGACTTTATCTCTGTTGGATATTGTATTAATGCCTATGATTATGAAAAGCAGCGCTACATTAATCTACTCAAGAAGAAATGCGCCTTTTTTGTGGGAGTGAGTGCAGAAGGGCTTATGGCGATGGGTACTGTGAGAGCTATGCTTCAAGACCTTATTCCTGAGGAGTTTTCAATTAATAATTCATGCTATAAGTTAGGTTTGTACATGAGTCCTGATGGGAAAAGCATACGAACTCTGTATCCTTTTCTTTTGTAAAAAATCCAGCTAGCAAGTGCTAGCTGGATTCCCTTTTGAAGAATAAATTATTCTTTTGTTACTAAATATGCTTTATATTCAGTAACACCTGCTTGTTCTACATAAACACCTAGTACATAATCTCCAGGGGCAATATCTTCTCCATTTACTGACCCATCCCATAAAAACTCATGGAAAGGAGCTGGAGCGTTTTCAAAGGTACCTAGTGCTCCAATAATTGGACCTATACCACCATTGAATTCAAATAAGTAATACTCTAATACTTCAGCCCCACCTGGTAAGTAAGAACCAACATAATATTGAACTTCATCTTGCTTACCCATAAACGCACCAGTTACACGAGGGTAATCCGGCTCACCTACAAACAGAATTGTCGGAACATCGAATGTTTGTGTTCCATCACTAACTACGATTGTCCCTTCATAATAACCAGGCTCCAATTTAGAAGTATCAACTTGAACATTAAAGTTCACCTGTTGAGACTTACCAGCATTAACTTTTAAATTATTGCTCGTAGATACTTTAATTCCAGCTGGATCTCCAGCAAACACTACATCAAAGCTATAAGTCTTTCTTTTATTAGAAAGGTTCTTAATTTCAAAGCTTTGCTTTTCTACTTGCTTTCCACTATCCTTCACAAACTTACCAAATGAATGGCTACCAGGAGCTACTAATGTATTTGTATTAAGTGCGTCTACTACACGAATACTTCCTGCTCCCTGTGAATTGTGTGCATACACTTCATTTTTAGTCGGATCAATTACATCAGCAGCAGTATTCATTAATGCTGCCTTCACATCTTCAGTGCCCCAGTTAGGATTCTTTTGAAGTAATAAAGCTGCTGCTCCTGCAACGTGCGGTGCAGCCATACTTGTACCTTGCAATGATGCATAACCTTCTCCTGGGAATGTACTAACAATGTCCACACCAGGTGCAGATACATCCGGCTTAATCATCCATGTGAATGTAACTGGTCCACGTGATGAGAAGCTTGCCATTGATTCTCCAACCACTTTATCAAACTCTACTGCAAATGTTGCTACTGTATTACCAGCATCGTATTCTGAAAGAATCTTCTGTCCATCTGCTATTGATAGCTTGATTGTTGGAAGAGCTAGCCCTGGTACTACAGGAATATCAGCTGTTGCTCCAGGATTATTATATAACACTACCCCAACCGCTCCCTTCGCTTTTGCATTTGCTACCTTGTCTACGAAAGCAAATCCTCCACGACTAATTAAAGCAATTTTTCCAGCAACATCTTTACCTTCAAAATCAGCTTCAGCTGCAAGGCCTACATCTACTAACTCATTTGAACCATTTAGCTCTAATAATTTCTCTGGTGAAGGATATCCCATTACAGATGCACTTGCATAACCTACATCGCCTGTTGTAAGTACAGAACTATATGAATCATAAGGTAGTTGAGTAGCACCAACGGAAATCGCTTCACGAGAAGTACCAGGAGATCCTACAGTCCAGTTATTAGGACCAGCATTACCATTTGAAGTAACAGCAACTACTCCTTCAGCCATTGCCCAGTCTAGTGCAATTGACGTTGCCCAGTCAGGATTGTTTAAAGTGTTTCCTAAAGACAAGTTCATAACATCAGCACCATCTTGAACCGCAAGTTCAATTCCTGCGACTACATCTTCTGTAGACCCACCATTAGGACCTAAAACACGGTAACCTAATAATCTTGCTTCAGGTGCAACTCCCTTAATAGATCCATTAGCTGCTACTGTACCAGATACGTGTGTACCATGATATTGTCCAGCACCTTCTTGTGGATCATTGTCATCATCTACAAAGTCATAACCTTTGTAATCCCCAAATGCATGAGCTAAATCAGAGTGAGTATAATCAACACCAGTATCAATTACGGCTACAGTTACACCTTCGCCAGTAAAGCCAGTTTCCCAAGCTTCATTTGCTCCAATAAATGGTGCACTTTTCAGCATTGCTGGACTGAAAGCTTCAGCTGTTACTTCCTTAGCAGAAACTACATCAGCCGTATAATGAACGTTTGGATATACAGCCTTTACTCCAGGAATAGCTGCTAGTTTAATAATTTCATTGGCTGGAAGTTCAACAGAGAAACCAGAAAATACATAATCATACTCTCTGTTTACATCAGCGGTTTTTACAGCCTTCTTTAACTCAGAAATTACTTTTCCTCTTTCTGATTTAAGACTAGCCTTTGTTTGGTTTTTACCAACATGTTTCGCTTCAACGATTGATTCAGCTTCTAATTCAACAATGACAGATGTAGGTCTTTTTGAAGATAATTCAAGTTCCCCAAAAACCTCGGCTAATGGAAGTTCAGTTACCTGTGTCTGTGTACCTCCATTGGCATTTACACTAAAACCAAATGTAGAAAAGATTAATACGAGTGCTAAAAGATTAAGCATTACTTTTGATGAATTTCTCTTCATCCCACAATCATCCTCTCGTTACTATATTTTTCTAGAACCATTTGATCCCACTCTTCTCTTTATGTATCAGCCTGTCACCTCCAAATAAGAAAGAAGAGTAGTTAAATTCAAACAATTCTCACACTTTTATATAATTACACACTTTCTATGAAACTCCTTTAGGTAAATAGTCATAACTTTCAGACTACTATCGTCAATATAAAACAACACTTGCTCTTATAAATAAACAGAAAGTTTCATAAATATATAAAATATTCAAATTATTTACTTTATATGGAAAATTAAATAGTTCATCCTTCCTATTTTTTGGTCATATTACGACAAAGACTTTTTTTATAAATAATATTTAAAATACTTGAATTTAGAGTTTTTTTTTTAAACACTACAATTTTTTAAAAGATTTTCTATTATAGGAGTTCATAATCGAAGTAATTGTTAGAATAATATGATATTATTTAAAATTATCAAGTAATTGCAGATGACTTCCATCATTAATTGCAAAATGAGACTAATATGGAACAATAGAAGGCGAGGAGAATAATGATGAAAAGCGAAGAATTACGTGGACTACAAGCACCTTTAAAGGAAAAATACCGTGAGGATCCCCAGCAGGCTGTAATTACTTTACAAGCAGAGGGAACTATTGGTGAAGGGGTAACTTGTAATGTAAAAACTGGTAAAGCCCTTGTCGAAGCAGGTCTTCACCCAGCTACAGGTGGAACGGGTATGGCTGCTTGCTCTGGAGATATGCTTCTTGAGGCATTGGTTGCATGCGCTGGTGTAACACTTAAAGCTGTGGCAACATCTCTTGAAATTGAATTACGTGGTGGAACCATTACTGCTGAGGGTGATTTAGATTTCCGAGGAACTCTAGGTGTTTCTAAAGAAGCTCCCGTCGGCTTTTCAGATATTCGACTTAAATTTGATTTAGATACAGATGCTTCTGAAGAGCAACTTGCGACTTTACTACGTTTAACTGATCGCTACTGTGTTGTTAAGCAGACGATTTCAAACCCTACAAATGTAGATGTTTTACATAGTGTTACTAAGTAATCACCCTTTAATTAACAGAAGGAAACCCATCATTAAACAAGAAGAGTTTCCTTTTTTCTTTAATCAATCTATCTTAGCTAATTTATTCCTTATGTGCATTAAATGCTTGATATAAAGATTGATACTTTCCACCATTAGCCATCCCCGAGTGATAGAAAGCCTTCATGATGAAGTTTTTCTCATACCCATGTTCATCCATCAACTCCATTAAGCGAAGATGTAATACCTTATTAATTTTTATGAGTTCCTTCATTTGCGATTTGAAGTATTCCATATCCTATAATACTTTCCTTCAGA includes the following:
- a CDS encoding S8 family serine peptidase, which encodes MKRNSSKVMLNLLALVLIFSTFGFSVNANGGTQTQVTELPLAEVFGELELSSKRPTSVIVELEAESIVEAKHVGKNQTKASLKSERGKVISELKKAVKTADVNREYDYVFSGFSVELPANEIIKLAAIPGVKAVYPNVHYTADVVSAKEVTAEAFSPAMLKSAPFIGANEAWETGFTGEGVTVAVIDTGVDYTHSDLAHAFGDYKGYDFVDDDNDPQEGAGQYHGTHVSGTVAANGSIKGVAPEARLLGYRVLGPNGGSTEDVVAGIELAVQDGADVMNLSLGNTLNNPDWATSIALDWAMAEGVVAVTSNGNAGPNNWTVGSPGTSREAISVGATQLPYDSYSSVLTTGDVGYASASVMGYPSPEKLLELNGSNELVDVGLAAEADFEGKDVAGKIALISRGGFAFVDKVANAKAKGAVGVVLYNNPGATADIPVVPGLALPTIKLSIADGQKILSEYDAGNTVATFAVEFDKVVGESMASFSSRGPVTFTWMIKPDVSAPGVDIVSTFPGEGYASLQGTSMAAPHVAGAAALLLQKNPNWGTEDVKAALMNTAADVIDPTKNEVYAHNSQGAGSIRVVDALNTNTLVAPGSHSFGKFVKDSGKQVEKQSFEIKNLSNKRKTYSFDVVFAGDPAGIKVSTSNNLKVNAGKSQQVNFNVQVDTSKLEPGYYEGTIVVSDGTQTFDVPTILFVGEPDYPRVTGAFMGKQDEVQYYVGSYLPGGAEVLEYYLFEFNGGIGPIIGALGTFENAPAPFHEFLWDGSVNGEDIAPGDYVLGVYVEQAGVTEYKAYLVTKE
- a CDS encoding OsmC family protein, which gives rise to MKSEELRGLQAPLKEKYREDPQQAVITLQAEGTIGEGVTCNVKTGKALVEAGLHPATGGTGMAACSGDMLLEALVACAGVTLKAVATSLEIELRGGTITAEGDLDFRGTLGVSKEAPVGFSDIRLKFDLDTDASEEQLATLLRLTDRYCVVKQTISNPTNVDVLHSVTK